The following proteins are co-located in the Patescibacteria group bacterium genome:
- a CDS encoding glycosyltransferase family 2 protein yields MPNKKVAVIYLSFHSEPYFPDVVDALKKLNYPKELMEFVIVDNPHPVHGLSKAYVEEHILPISGTEIPHVTYLPQPENGGFGIGNNAGVTWALEHECDYVFFHNNDAALGEDCILKLVEAMEADSTIGIAQSMVLLFNNKELVNTSGNAFHYLGFGYCNDYMKKLADLHLPAVYDVPYASGAALMVSASVLRKFGAWDEDFFMYHEDLEWSLRLRINKLRAVCVRDSLFYHKYEFSKSITKFFWMERNRYAVLLMFFKWPTLLLILPILGPLELGLWVFALKGGWVSERVKVLKYWIKPSNWKLWLSKRKKTQAMRQISDKAILETCVGSILFQESSMESPIVTKFANPIMELYFKIVKAIVRW; encoded by the coding sequence ATGCCGAATAAAAAAGTAGCTGTTATTTATCTGTCGTTTCATTCGGAGCCGTACTTCCCGGATGTTGTCGACGCGCTCAAAAAACTGAACTACCCGAAAGAGCTGATGGAATTTGTTATCGTCGACAACCCGCATCCTGTTCATGGCCTATCAAAAGCATACGTCGAGGAGCACATCCTCCCCATCTCTGGAACGGAGATTCCTCACGTCACCTATCTCCCCCAGCCGGAAAACGGCGGCTTCGGTATTGGCAACAACGCCGGCGTCACGTGGGCGCTTGAACATGAGTGTGACTACGTCTTCTTCCACAATAATGACGCCGCCCTGGGTGAGGATTGCATCTTAAAACTCGTCGAAGCAATGGAGGCAGATTCGACTATTGGTATTGCGCAGTCGATGGTCCTGCTCTTCAACAACAAGGAGCTTGTAAACACGTCGGGCAATGCTTTTCACTATCTCGGCTTTGGCTATTGCAACGACTACATGAAGAAGCTGGCCGATCTTCATCTGCCGGCTGTATATGACGTTCCCTACGCCAGCGGTGCAGCACTCATGGTCAGCGCAAGTGTCCTTCGAAAATTTGGTGCGTGGGATGAAGACTTTTTCATGTATCACGAAGACCTGGAGTGGTCCCTGCGTCTCAGAATCAACAAACTCCGCGCAGTCTGCGTTCGCGATTCCCTCTTCTATCACAAGTACGAATTCTCGAAATCGATTACGAAGTTCTTCTGGATGGAACGCAACCGTTACGCCGTGCTCCTCATGTTCTTCAAGTGGCCGACGTTGCTTCTTATTCTTCCGATCCTTGGTCCCCTCGAACTCGGCCTTTGGGTCTTTGCGCTTAAAGGCGGTTGGGTAAGCGAGCGCGTCAAAGTCCTCAAATACTGGATCAAGCCGTCGAACTGGAAACTGTGGTTGTCAAAACGAAAAAAGACGCAGGCTATGCGTCAGATTTCCGATAAAGCAATTCTCGAAACCTGCGTCGGCTCCATTCTCTTCCAGGAATCTTCGATGGAGTCCCCGATCGTCACCAAGTTCGCAAACCCGATTATGGAGTTGTATTTCAAAATCGTGAAAGCAATTGTCCGATGGTAG
- a CDS encoding GNAT family N-acetyltransferase, whose product MYPIVRCDNSPHTVRRYLPEVNRLCARISPNHEEVTFSALMESALKSCLLFCWDQDSSLAGMGMLSAVPSFHPYGIIDYVVVDERHEGKGVGKMIMHALINDARALKLHHIDLTSKPSRERANKLYPKLGFELRETNVYRLKL is encoded by the coding sequence ATGTATCCCATTGTGCGTTGTGACAATTCTCCGCATACCGTGCGCAGGTATCTACCGGAAGTGAACAGGCTGTGTGCTCGCATTAGTCCGAACCATGAAGAAGTCACGTTTAGTGCGCTCATGGAAAGCGCGCTCAAGAGCTGTCTTCTTTTCTGCTGGGATCAAGATTCAAGCCTGGCGGGCATGGGCATGCTGAGCGCCGTGCCGAGCTTCCATCCGTACGGCATCATCGACTACGTGGTCGTCGACGAACGTCACGAGGGCAAAGGCGTTGGGAAAATGATCATGCACGCGCTCATCAACGACGCGCGAGCGCTCAAGCTCCATCACATCGATCTCACGAGCAAGCCCTCTCGGGAACGGGCGAACAAGCTCTACCCTAAGCTCGGGTTCGAACTCCGTGAAACGAACGTCTACCGGCTCAAACTCTGA
- a CDS encoding glucose-1-phosphate thymidylyltransferase yields the protein MKALLTAGGRATRLRPITWTLNKHLIPLANKPMLGYAIEKLVDAGITEIGINVNAGDTEIAAAFGDGSKFGAKLSYLEQPGGPLGIAHAVNAQQAFLGDEPFIFFLGDNIVLGSLKRFVDKFETEKLNCLLALSRVKNPNRFGVPVFNEAGKITSVEEKPANPKSQYAVTGIYVYDKSFFEAFKHIQPSARGEYEISDIHTWLLQNNYNVGHEEITGWWKDTGNPEDLLEGNALFLNELPIEKTVMQGEVMDGAVIQGKVSVGAGTKIGPKVLIRGPVVIGEGCIINDAYIGPYTAIGNSVTVDGTEIEHSIVFDGAAIRCGKRIVDSLIGKNAVVTRVEESLPHGHKLVVGDHARVEL from the coding sequence ATGAAAGCACTTTTGACAGCTGGGGGACGTGCCACACGGTTGCGACCGATTACGTGGACTTTGAATAAGCACCTTATCCCATTGGCGAATAAGCCGATGCTTGGGTATGCCATTGAAAAACTCGTTGACGCGGGGATTACGGAGATTGGAATCAACGTCAACGCAGGAGACACGGAAATTGCCGCAGCTTTTGGCGACGGCAGCAAATTTGGGGCAAAACTTTCTTATCTTGAACAGCCAGGCGGGCCGCTTGGTATTGCGCACGCCGTGAACGCGCAACAGGCATTTTTGGGAGATGAGCCTTTTATCTTTTTCCTAGGCGACAACATTGTGCTCGGTAGCTTGAAGCGTTTTGTCGATAAGTTTGAAACTGAAAAGTTGAACTGCTTGCTCGCTCTCTCCCGCGTGAAGAACCCAAACCGTTTTGGCGTGCCTGTTTTTAACGAAGCTGGAAAAATTACGAGCGTAGAGGAGAAGCCTGCAAACCCCAAGAGCCAGTACGCGGTGACGGGTATTTACGTCTACGACAAGAGTTTTTTTGAGGCGTTTAAGCACATTCAGCCATCTGCTAGAGGCGAGTATGAAATTTCTGATATTCACACCTGGCTTCTGCAGAACAACTACAACGTTGGCCACGAAGAAATTACTGGCTGGTGGAAAGATACGGGTAATCCAGAAGACTTGCTTGAGGGCAACGCACTTTTCTTGAACGAACTGCCCATTGAAAAAACCGTTATGCAGGGTGAGGTCATGGACGGTGCAGTTATCCAGGGCAAGGTCAGCGTTGGCGCCGGCACAAAAATCGGCCCCAAGGTTTTGATCCGCGGTCCTGTTGTCATCGGCGAAGGTTGCATTATTAACGACGCGTACATTGGTCCCTACACCGCTATTGGCAACTCCGTTACCGTTGACGGTACAGAAATAGAGCACTCCATCGTCTTTGACGGCGCTGCTATTCGCTGCGGCAAGCGTATCGTCGATAGCCTCATCGGCAAGAACGCAGTTGTGACACGAGTTGAAGAATCATTGCCACATGGTCACAAGTTGGTCGTTGGAGACCATGCACGAGTAGAATTATAA
- a CDS encoding inositol monophosphatase family protein → MKSSAVLLQTLLLAKKRLRELKTGKDISRAGGAFGDLQNDTELTADKVIGQYLAEQFRKVFPGACISVEGLPDKDTDDPSHTWVTVDPLDGSLNYLHAGGMTGFPVTAVVTVLNKKAGATFADITDVAVLDLRGTLRDSWTATWRSKESRYSTRLRSGKSYHAFGSTMDVGTLDLGRMNVIGEMYYPENREKLFRAFAGEKGWLRSPGSAAYEMASVASGQAVAFVCDRQKQHELGAGYALVKGSGGVAVDWDGKDLGTRTYDFKTQTPCILAANMRIAEQLLERLNR, encoded by the coding sequence ATGAAATCATCAGCGGTATTGCTACAGACACTTCTGTTGGCGAAGAAGCGTTTGCGCGAATTGAAAACAGGAAAAGACATTTCCCGAGCAGGCGGGGCATTCGGTGATCTGCAGAATGACACCGAGCTCACTGCAGACAAGGTCATCGGTCAGTATCTGGCCGAGCAGTTCCGGAAAGTTTTTCCCGGAGCGTGCATCAGCGTGGAGGGATTGCCGGACAAGGACACGGATGATCCTTCGCACACGTGGGTTACGGTGGATCCGCTCGACGGATCCTTGAACTATCTGCACGCCGGTGGCATGACGGGATTCCCCGTCACCGCCGTCGTGACAGTGTTGAACAAGAAGGCGGGAGCTACCTTTGCGGACATCACTGACGTCGCCGTGCTCGACTTGCGTGGTACGTTGCGTGATAGCTGGACCGCCACTTGGCGCTCTAAAGAGTCTCGATACTCGACTCGACTTCGTAGCGGCAAGTCGTACCACGCGTTCGGATCGACTATGGACGTCGGCACGCTCGATCTCGGGCGCATGAACGTCATCGGCGAGATGTACTACCCGGAGAATCGGGAGAAGCTCTTCCGTGCGTTTGCAGGGGAGAAAGGCTGGCTTCGTTCGCCTGGCTCCGCAGCCTACGAAATGGCTTCCGTGGCGAGCGGTCAGGCTGTGGCGTTCGTCTGCGATCGCCAGAAACAGCATGAGCTGGGCGCCGGGTACGCGCTCGTAAAAGGTTCGGGCGGCGTGGCGGTGGACTGGGACGGGAAGGACCTCGGCACGCGCACGTACGACTTCAAGACGCAGACTCCCTGCATCTTGGCCGCCAACATGCGGATCGCCGAGCAGCTGCTCGAACGATTGAACAGGTAG
- a CDS encoding NUDIX domain-containing protein, producing the protein MSDPDTNEFPTLIRPIVDGVNVGWKAKGHLRDGTEADLSQLAYMELTNPKYGTLAYGKNPGGNFDSWAFHENGGGGAVIVPYATVDGNLLIGVVEQDRPNQGGKVLNVPRGFLKPGEPHWVGAERELAEEVGKFVGSLRLLPGKPTNPNSAFFETVQVDEGVKFSTVEVSPGLLVTKNGLVKFRKSAVTVDKENRAAEQITGCHFIPALEAIMLGDMFTVAGVGRLWGMLKS; encoded by the coding sequence ATGAGTGATCCTGATACGAATGAGTTTCCCACGTTGATTCGTCCGATTGTGGACGGGGTGAATGTGGGTTGGAAAGCCAAGGGCCATCTCCGGGACGGAACCGAAGCGGATTTGAGCCAGCTCGCCTACATGGAGCTGACGAATCCGAAATACGGTACGCTCGCGTACGGGAAGAACCCGGGCGGGAACTTCGACTCGTGGGCGTTCCACGAGAACGGCGGCGGCGGAGCAGTCATCGTTCCGTACGCAACGGTTGACGGCAACTTGCTGATCGGCGTGGTGGAGCAGGACAGGCCGAACCAGGGCGGGAAGGTGTTGAACGTCCCGCGTGGGTTCCTGAAGCCCGGAGAGCCCCACTGGGTCGGTGCCGAGCGTGAGCTCGCGGAAGAAGTCGGCAAGTTCGTGGGAAGCCTTCGGCTCCTCCCGGGCAAGCCCACAAACCCGAATAGCGCTTTCTTCGAAACCGTCCAGGTCGATGAGGGCGTGAAGTTCTCTACGGTAGAAGTGTCGCCCGGCCTTCTCGTCACCAAGAACGGTCTGGTGAAGTTCCGGAAGTCCGCCGTCACCGTGGACAAGGAGAACCGTGCGGCCGAGCAGATCACGGGCTGCCATTTCATCCCGGCGCTCGAGGCCATCATGCTCGGCGACATGTTCACCGTCGCTGGCGTCGGCCGGCTCTGGGGCATGCTGAAGAGCTAG
- a CDS encoding sugar nucleotide-binding protein, producing MRILILGKGFLGARAKGAWGDDAILSDQRISSREDALAEIKKYQPDAVLNAIGVTGKPNVDWCDVVDNRVATMRGNAILPMLIADACQEARVYLLHMGSGCIYYGDSPHPDKAWRENDHGNPEPVYSRSKLAADLMLSTLPNVGIGRVRMPIDHIPGSRNLIDKLSKYPKIIDVENSVTVIDDMLAVFYQLMEKKAPGIFHVTNPGTMKHRELMALYVELVNPAHTNEWITAEDLVAQGLATKLRSNNFLASERLGEFGISMRPISIALRDTMEKYAARVKGALL from the coding sequence ATGAGGATTTTAATCTTGGGTAAGGGCTTCCTAGGCGCACGCGCTAAGGGTGCGTGGGGAGATGACGCGATTCTTTCTGATCAGCGTATTTCAAGTCGCGAGGATGCTTTGGCCGAGATTAAGAAGTACCAGCCTGACGCTGTCTTGAACGCTATTGGTGTGACCGGCAAGCCAAACGTGGACTGGTGCGATGTGGTTGATAACCGTGTGGCTACCATGCGTGGCAACGCTATTTTGCCGATGCTGATTGCTGACGCGTGCCAAGAAGCAAGGGTGTATCTTTTGCACATGGGTTCTGGTTGTATTTACTACGGCGATTCTCCGCACCCGGACAAAGCCTGGCGAGAAAATGACCATGGAAATCCAGAGCCTGTGTACTCACGGTCAAAGTTGGCCGCAGACTTGATGTTGTCGACTTTGCCAAACGTCGGCATCGGCCGTGTGCGCATGCCGATTGATCATATTCCGGGCTCGAGAAATCTCATCGACAAGCTTTCCAAATATCCAAAGATCATTGACGTCGAAAACTCCGTCACGGTGATTGACGATATGCTTGCCGTTTTTTATCAGCTCATGGAGAAAAAAGCTCCCGGTATTTTTCACGTGACAAACCCCGGCACTATGAAGCATCGCGAGCTCATGGCGCTGTACGTCGAGCTTGTAAATCCCGCACATACCAATGAGTGGATCACCGCCGAAGACCTGGTCGCCCAGGGCTTAGCGACCAAACTACGCTCAAATAACTTCCTCGCCTCTGAACGCCTCGGCGAGTTTGGTATTTCGATGCGCCCGATTTCAATTGCGTTACGCGATACCATGGAGAAATACGCCGCACGCGTAAAAGGAGCCCTTTTATAG
- the rfbB gene encoding dTDP-glucose 4,6-dehydratase gives MKLLVTGGAGFIGSNFVRHVLRERRFVQILNFDLLTYAGNPENLKDIEGDPRYKFVQGDIAAPGFVDKVFEDFKPDAIVNFAAETHVDRSIHGGAADFVRTNVQGVQVLLEAVKKHKTTAFVHISTDEVYGALDLDSGFPKVETDTFEPNSPYSASKAGGDLLCRAYHQTYGLPVIVTHAANNYGPYHFPEKIIPFFITRALRDEKLPLYGDGKYVRDWLHVEDHCSAILAVLERGKFGGVYNIGADNEWANIDLAKMILKMLGKPEDLLTYVTDRPAHDRRYSLSSEKLRRELGWKPKYGRETFEQGMKETVEWFLAHQDWAARAIERSKGVNEHIKV, from the coding sequence ATGAAATTGCTCGTTACCGGAGGCGCGGGGTTTATTGGCTCGAACTTTGTTCGCCATGTTTTGCGCGAGCGCCGGTTTGTGCAGATTTTGAACTTTGATCTTCTGACCTACGCGGGCAATCCGGAGAATTTGAAAGACATCGAGGGGGATCCGCGCTACAAGTTTGTACAGGGCGATATTGCGGCTCCGGGATTTGTCGACAAAGTTTTTGAAGATTTCAAGCCAGATGCCATCGTCAACTTCGCCGCAGAAACGCATGTTGATCGTTCTATTCATGGGGGAGCTGCAGACTTTGTACGAACGAACGTGCAGGGCGTTCAGGTTTTGCTCGAAGCCGTAAAGAAACATAAGACCACCGCGTTCGTACACATCTCGACGGACGAAGTGTATGGCGCGTTAGACCTTGATTCCGGTTTTCCGAAAGTGGAGACTGACACCTTTGAACCGAATTCTCCGTACTCGGCCAGTAAAGCTGGCGGGGATTTGCTGTGTCGCGCGTATCACCAAACCTATGGCCTCCCGGTGATTGTCACCCACGCGGCGAATAATTACGGCCCGTATCATTTTCCAGAAAAGATTATTCCGTTTTTCATCACGCGTGCATTGCGCGACGAAAAACTTCCGCTCTACGGTGACGGAAAATATGTTCGCGATTGGCTGCATGTTGAAGACCATTGTTCGGCCATTCTTGCCGTTCTCGAGCGCGGAAAGTTTGGCGGGGTTTATAATATCGGCGCAGACAACGAGTGGGCGAATATTGATTTAGCCAAGATGATTTTGAAAATGCTCGGCAAGCCGGAAGATTTGCTGACATATGTGACTGATCGTCCTGCGCATGACCGCCGGTATTCATTGTCGAGTGAAAAATTGCGTCGCGAGCTCGGCTGGAAACCTAAGTATGGCCGCGAAACATTTGAGCAGGGTATGAAGGAGACTGTAGAGTGGTTCTTGGCGCACCAGGATTGGGCTGCGCGTGCAATAGAGCGATCAAAAGGCGTCAACGAACACATTAAAGTATGA
- a CDS encoding NUDIX domain-containing protein, whose product MTKERFKSIVAVYMILERDGQIFLMRRANTGYMDGMYGLPAGHHDGGQTLREAVAREAHEELGITIKPEDAEFVFTLHRPFATDGDRVDAYFRIKAWEGEPKNIEPEKCDDLGWFGYDALPDNLISKLKIVFEGMKNGEHYAEVDDRVEG is encoded by the coding sequence ATGACCAAAGAACGCTTCAAAAGCATCGTGGCCGTGTACATGATTCTAGAGCGGGACGGGCAGATTTTTTTGATGCGCCGTGCTAATACGGGATACATGGATGGTATGTACGGCTTGCCGGCCGGGCATCATGATGGCGGGCAGACACTTCGCGAAGCTGTCGCACGCGAGGCACACGAAGAACTCGGCATTACGATCAAGCCGGAAGATGCGGAGTTCGTGTTTACACTTCACCGACCTTTCGCGACTGACGGAGATAGAGTCGACGCGTACTTCAGAATCAAGGCGTGGGAGGGGGAGCCGAAGAATATTGAGCCGGAGAAGTGCGATGACCTCGGCTGGTTCGGTTACGACGCCTTGCCGGACAACCTCATTTCCAAGCTCAAGATTGTTTTTGAGGGGATGAAAAATGGCGAACATTACGCAGAAGTTGACGATCGAGTAGAAGGTTAG
- a CDS encoding HIT family protein translates to MKATYDFAFKVSAIATAVFLFIEWRAPGFVSYAFPFPWLIFATALFYFLSTNNFKPKTMSCIFCEIVAGNIPALKIYENDKVIAFLDINPVAKGHTLVIPKNHANDLAAGSVEDSLELMKVIHDLAPKIVKAVGASGYNLGMNHGFDAGQEVLHTHIHIMPRYNGDVRSFVKTHPVKEELQAVADEIRAKL, encoded by the coding sequence ATGAAAGCTACTTACGATTTTGCCTTTAAAGTGTCAGCCATCGCGACCGCGGTCTTCTTGTTTATTGAATGGCGTGCGCCGGGGTTTGTGAGTTACGCCTTTCCGTTTCCGTGGCTCATCTTTGCGACCGCGCTGTTCTATTTTCTTTCAACCAATAATTTTAAACCAAAAACTATGTCCTGCATCTTCTGTGAGATTGTGGCTGGCAATATTCCCGCGCTTAAGATTTACGAGAATGATAAGGTTATCGCTTTCCTCGATATTAACCCTGTCGCAAAAGGCCACACGCTCGTGATTCCGAAGAACCATGCAAACGATCTCGCCGCAGGTTCCGTCGAGGATTCCCTCGAGCTCATGAAAGTAATCCACGACCTCGCGCCAAAGATTGTGAAAGCTGTCGGCGCATCTGGTTATAACCTCGGCATGAATCACGGCTTTGACGCCGGCCAGGAAGTGCTGCACACGCACATCCACATCATGCCCCGCTATAACGGCGACGTGCGCAGTTTTGTGAAGACGCACCCGGTGAAGGAAGAGCTCCAAGCTGTTGCTGATGAGATTCGGGCAAAGCTGTAG
- a CDS encoding CDP-alcohol phosphatidyltransferase family protein, protein MEETVQTTAPKLYPHDKVMKALVLPFVPAFVKPNYVTAFRLLFTPVIFYLFMKGYFTLAVPAFIFAAFTDALDGSLARVRNQITPWGIFFDPLADKLLIGGTALLVAINYYHPIIIILALVLDVMPSILWASTKRGMVVMMANWWGKTKMILQVLSMTVLLIGIMTNNPGMISFGEVTLGISLVFAFIAVVTYSL, encoded by the coding sequence ATGGAAGAAACAGTGCAAACTACAGCCCCAAAGCTCTATCCGCATGACAAAGTGATGAAGGCGCTTGTGCTGCCGTTTGTCCCGGCTTTTGTGAAGCCGAATTACGTCACGGCGTTCCGGCTGTTGTTTACGCCGGTCATTTTTTATCTTTTTATGAAGGGTTATTTTACCCTCGCCGTTCCAGCTTTTATCTTCGCAGCCTTCACTGACGCACTTGATGGTTCGCTTGCCCGCGTCCGTAATCAGATTACTCCGTGGGGTATATTTTTCGACCCGCTGGCTGACAAGCTGTTGATCGGTGGAACGGCTTTGCTGGTCGCGATCAATTACTACCATCCGATTATTATCATTCTGGCCCTGGTGCTCGACGTCATGCCGTCCATTCTTTGGGCCAGTACTAAACGCGGGATGGTGGTCATGATGGCTAACTGGTGGGGCAAAACAAAGATGATTTTACAGGTGCTGAGCATGACCGTACTGCTCATTGGTATCATGACGAATAACCCTGGGATGATCAGTTTTGGCGAGGTAACGCTCGGGATTTCGCTCGTCTTTGCCTTTATTGCAGTTGTGACCTATTCCTTGTAG
- a CDS encoding GIY-YIG nuclease family protein, with translation MNDDSCGVYIMASPTNNVLYIGMSTQLPERIQQHKDKLVPGFASKNNCVKLVYFETTPDRDTALFREKQLKGWNRARKAELVTSKNPKWEDLFEKLVELS, from the coding sequence ATGAATGACGATTCATGTGGCGTCTACATCATGGCGAGCCCAACGAACAATGTTTTGTATATTGGGATGAGCACGCAATTGCCGGAACGGATTCAGCAACATAAAGATAAACTCGTGCCTGGATTTGCAAGTAAGAATAACTGTGTGAAGCTCGTCTATTTTGAAACTACTCCAGATCGAGACACGGCATTATTTCGAGAGAAACAATTGAAGGGATGGAACCGAGCGAGGAAGGCTGAGCTCGTTACCTCGAAGAATCCGAAGTGGGAAGACCTGTTTGAGAAGCTCGTCGAGCTCTCCTGA
- a CDS encoding glycosyltransferase family 4 protein, with product MKIGIITNLYPPHARGGAETVIVRTVQELLARGHDVFVITGQPRSEGRGIILDRSTVERVYRFYPRNLYFTLNDYKYPWLIRLFWHLIDGFSGHGAEVVRKVMVNEQPDVVITHNLKGLGLSIPKVMRQMKIPHVHVIHDLQLIVPSGLVMFGKEQTPWFIKPFYKVYQLFCRAKFKNPDVVISPSHYLERMYRRSGFFTGTNIEVMPNPAPTYDISPKKGRSGGPLKLLFVGQLAQHKGLAFLVDAISTLPIDARLMIAGDGVLRKWTEKHASENERITYLGYMPPGEIVNVFGVVDALVVPSLCYENSPTVIYEGLQAGLPILASRIGGVGELVEEGKNGFLFIPGDRGDFLRALTILDQRKDEFAQRRDETSKTVADYSLPKYAERLERVCAEAIKHRKERMIVGR from the coding sequence ATGAAGATAGGAATCATTACAAATCTCTATCCGCCCCACGCCCGCGGGGGAGCTGAAACGGTCATTGTTCGCACGGTCCAGGAACTCCTGGCTCGTGGACATGACGTGTTTGTGATTACCGGCCAGCCGCGCTCTGAAGGGAGGGGAATTATTTTGGATCGCTCAACGGTTGAGCGTGTTTATCGTTTTTATCCGCGCAATTTGTACTTCACGTTGAACGATTATAAATATCCGTGGCTCATCAGATTATTTTGGCATCTAATAGACGGCTTCTCTGGACATGGAGCGGAGGTGGTGCGCAAGGTTATGGTTAATGAACAGCCGGACGTGGTCATTACGCATAACCTAAAAGGACTCGGCCTGTCTATTCCGAAGGTCATGCGTCAGATGAAGATTCCGCATGTGCACGTGATTCACGATTTGCAGCTTATCGTTCCCTCCGGCCTCGTCATGTTCGGTAAAGAGCAGACGCCGTGGTTCATTAAACCGTTCTATAAGGTGTACCAGCTTTTTTGTCGCGCTAAATTTAAGAATCCGGACGTCGTTATTTCGCCGTCGCATTATCTTGAGCGCATGTATCGCCGGTCCGGCTTTTTCACGGGTACTAACATTGAGGTGATGCCTAACCCGGCACCGACCTATGATATTTCGCCAAAGAAAGGCCGTTCTGGCGGACCGCTGAAACTTTTGTTCGTGGGCCAGCTCGCCCAGCATAAGGGTCTAGCCTTTTTGGTCGACGCTATTTCGACCTTGCCGATTGATGCGCGCCTCATGATTGCGGGTGACGGGGTGCTCAGAAAGTGGACAGAGAAGCACGCCAGCGAAAACGAACGCATCACTTACTTGGGTTACATGCCGCCGGGGGAGATTGTGAACGTGTTTGGAGTTGTTGACGCACTCGTCGTGCCGAGCCTGTGTTACGAGAATTCTCCAACGGTTATTTACGAAGGCCTCCAGGCTGGTTTGCCGATTCTGGCTTCGAGAATTGGCGGCGTGGGCGAACTGGTGGAGGAAGGTAAAAACGGCTTCCTGTTTATCCCCGGCGACCGAGGCGACTTCTTGCGCGCGCTCACAATCCTAGATCAACGCAAGGACGAATTCGCCCAGCGCCGCGACGAGACTAGTAAAACAGTCGCCGACTATTCGCTGCCGAAGTACGCAGAGCGACTAGAGCGTGTTTGTGCAGAAGCCATCAAGCACCGGAAAGAGAGAATGATTGTGGGGCGGTAG
- a CDS encoding glycosyltransferase family 4 protein, whose protein sequence is MRIAVVSAVFPPYKGGIGHVAEAQTNALKALGHDVVVFEPSTTKSLFAYGNAALMPSLVMKLKGFDVIHVHYPCYGMDVFAVLASIIHKTPLVLTYHMKAVTKDWRNVIFTLHRWFIEPFIFLIAKKIFVSSLEYAEASGLSHDGLTEMPFGVDSTRFAPGVACSPSFKEGATGKSVVYLFVGGLDKAHDFKGVDILLRAFAKLAPSARLVIAGDGDLKAFYERLASDLMIADRVKFLGRVSDTELPNVYRSADVHVLPSINGGEAFGLVTLEAAASGLPSVVSDLPGVRTLVEKGRTGYLAKPGDVDDLAYQLQKFADRPEDAVIMGSAARVRVMERYDSGAIARQLLQAYNGVLKV, encoded by the coding sequence ATGCGAATTGCTGTCGTTTCCGCAGTTTTCCCTCCTTATAAGGGGGGTATTGGACATGTTGCCGAAGCCCAGACCAACGCTCTTAAAGCCCTTGGCCATGATGTGGTCGTTTTTGAGCCGAGCACGACCAAGTCACTCTTTGCGTACGGCAACGCAGCGTTGATGCCGTCACTTGTCATGAAGCTGAAAGGCTTCGACGTGATCCACGTTCACTATCCGTGTTACGGCATGGACGTGTTTGCTGTGCTCGCGTCGATAATTCACAAAACGCCTCTTGTACTCACGTATCACATGAAGGCCGTGACAAAGGATTGGCGCAACGTTATTTTTACCTTGCATCGTTGGTTCATCGAACCATTTATTTTTCTCATCGCCAAAAAGATTTTCGTGAGCTCGCTTGAGTACGCAGAAGCCTCCGGTCTCTCTCACGACGGCCTGACCGAAATGCCTTTCGGCGTGGACAGCACGCGCTTCGCGCCGGGTGTGGCGTGTTCCCCCTCTTTCAAAGAGGGGGCTACGGGGAAGTCGGTGGTCTACCTCTTCGTCGGCGGCCTCGACAAAGCGCACGACTTCAAAGGCGTGGATATTCTTCTGCGTGCCTTCGCTAAACTTGCGCCGAGTGCCCGACTCGTGATTGCCGGCGATGGCGACCTCAAGGCATTCTACGAGCGCCTCGCCTCTGACTTGATGATCGCCGACCGCGTGAAATTTCTCGGTCGCGTGTCAGACACAGAACTGCCGAACGTCTATCGCTCTGCAGATGTGCACGTACTGCCGAGCATTAACGGCGGGGAAGCCTTCGGTCTCGTCACCCTCGAGGCCGCTGCTTCAGGCCTGCCTTCGGTTGTCAGCGACCTTCCTGGCGTCAGGACACTCGTCGAAAAAGGCCGTACGGGCTACCTCGCCAAACCTGGTGACGTAGATGATTTGGCGTACCAGCTTCAGAAGTTCGCCGATCGCCCAGAAGACGCAGTAATCATGGGCTCAGCCGCTCGCGTACGTGTTATGGAAAGGTATGACAGCGGGGCTATTGCACGCCAATTGCTCCAGGCGTATAACGGAGTACTCAAGGTATGA